Proteins encoded within one genomic window of Hyalangium minutum:
- a CDS encoding ATP-binding cassette domain-containing protein, with translation MSSRRLLVPEVIQTSAMDCGPASLKSLLEGLGRPVSYGRLREACQTDVDGTSIDTLEDLMVQLGLEAEQVLLPSDHLLLPEAESLPALGLIRLPTGFAHFVVIWARHGPLVQVMDPATGRRWPTARRFVQDLYPHIMSLPAEGWREWALSDEFLKPLGARLAQLGVKGSDAERLISAATVVPGPMGIATLDAATRMTEAMVSADILRRSNARPVVGSLFERARASAEGPERIIPEAYWTVRPAPEEEGQEPQVRVRGTVAVRVKGLKALAPQAGTAADDGGAALSPELQAALTEPPARPGHQLWSLVRQEPLPLLWAALTGLGLGAGAVVLQALLFRSLLDLGRSFGPPLERLGVLAGLLLFLGALALVELPTALLLKSLGRKLEARLRIAFFEKIPKLGDRYFRSRPSSDMAHRSHELHGLRLLPDLMGRAVRALVELGVTTAGILWLAPSSAVPALLACAAGVLVPLGLQPLLAQWDMRVRTHTGSLSLFYLDAFLGLVPIRTHAAARAVRAEHEGLLVEWSKAARSYLKAGVMAEGLQALCGFGLAAWLVTSHITHASDSSRVLLLIYWALNLPVLGSELTAVAREYPGLRNTTLRLLEPLGAREEEARTDGSVQAPVSGAEPAAVSVSLEKVTVHAAGHVILQDVDLRVAPGSHVAVIGPSGAGKSSLIGLLLGWHLPSTGELRVDGARLEAERLVALRRQTVWVDPATQLWNRSLLENLRYGTGQGAASLPRVLEQAELLTVLARMPEGLQTPLGEGGGMVSGGEGQRVRLGRAMLQEQVRMVVLDEPFRGLDRERRHRLMLNARELWKGKTLFCITHDVRETLGFERVLVIEGGRLVEDGPPAELSARPDSRYRALLDAEELADREIWQGSEWRRLRLEQGQLREEQPTRKTA, from the coding sequence ATGAGCTCGCGGCGCCTCCTGGTGCCCGAGGTCATTCAGACCTCGGCGATGGACTGCGGCCCAGCCTCCCTCAAGAGCCTGCTCGAGGGACTGGGCCGTCCCGTCAGCTACGGCCGTCTGCGCGAGGCCTGCCAGACGGACGTCGATGGCACTTCGATTGATACGCTCGAGGACCTCATGGTGCAACTCGGGCTGGAGGCCGAGCAGGTCCTCCTGCCCAGCGACCACCTGCTGCTCCCGGAGGCTGAGTCCCTGCCCGCGCTCGGGCTGATCCGGCTGCCCACGGGCTTTGCCCATTTCGTGGTCATCTGGGCGCGCCACGGGCCGCTCGTGCAGGTGATGGATCCGGCCACGGGCCGCCGGTGGCCCACGGCCCGCCGCTTCGTCCAGGATCTCTATCCGCACATCATGTCCCTGCCTGCCGAGGGCTGGCGAGAGTGGGCGCTCAGCGACGAGTTCCTCAAGCCGCTGGGCGCGCGCCTGGCGCAGCTGGGCGTGAAAGGGAGCGATGCGGAGCGGCTCATCTCGGCCGCCACGGTGGTTCCCGGTCCCATGGGCATCGCTACGCTCGATGCGGCCACGCGGATGACGGAGGCCATGGTCTCCGCGGACATTCTCCGCCGGAGCAACGCCCGGCCCGTGGTGGGGTCCCTCTTCGAGCGCGCCCGCGCCTCGGCCGAGGGGCCCGAGCGCATCATCCCCGAGGCCTATTGGACGGTGCGCCCCGCGCCCGAGGAAGAGGGGCAGGAGCCCCAGGTGCGCGTCCGGGGCACCGTCGCCGTCCGGGTGAAGGGGCTCAAGGCCCTCGCTCCGCAAGCGGGTACGGCTGCGGACGATGGGGGCGCCGCGCTCTCTCCGGAGCTGCAGGCCGCGCTGACGGAGCCGCCTGCCCGTCCGGGCCATCAGCTCTGGAGCCTGGTGCGCCAGGAGCCGCTGCCGCTGCTCTGGGCAGCGCTCACCGGCTTGGGGCTCGGCGCGGGGGCGGTGGTGCTGCAGGCCCTGCTCTTCCGCAGCCTGTTGGATCTGGGGCGCAGCTTCGGTCCGCCCTTGGAGCGGCTCGGAGTGCTCGCCGGGCTCCTGCTCTTCCTGGGAGCGCTCGCGCTGGTGGAGCTCCCCACCGCGCTGCTGCTCAAGAGCCTCGGGCGCAAGCTGGAGGCCCGGCTGCGCATCGCGTTCTTCGAGAAGATTCCCAAGCTCGGTGACCGCTACTTCCGCAGCCGGCCCAGCTCCGACATGGCCCACCGCAGCCACGAGCTTCATGGCCTCCGGTTGCTGCCTGATCTGATGGGCCGGGCGGTGCGGGCCCTCGTCGAGCTGGGGGTGACGACAGCGGGCATCCTCTGGCTGGCGCCCTCCAGCGCCGTCCCCGCCCTGCTGGCGTGTGCCGCCGGTGTGCTCGTGCCACTCGGGCTTCAGCCGCTGCTCGCCCAGTGGGACATGCGGGTCCGCACGCACACGGGCTCGCTGAGCCTCTTCTACCTGGATGCCTTCCTGGGCCTGGTCCCCATTCGCACCCATGCAGCGGCGCGCGCCGTCCGCGCCGAGCACGAGGGGTTGCTGGTCGAGTGGAGCAAGGCCGCTCGGAGCTACCTGAAGGCGGGCGTCATGGCCGAGGGGCTCCAGGCCCTCTGCGGATTCGGGCTGGCCGCATGGCTCGTCACCAGCCACATCACCCACGCGAGCGACTCCAGCCGCGTGCTGTTGCTCATCTACTGGGCCCTCAACCTCCCGGTGCTCGGCAGTGAGCTGACGGCGGTGGCCCGGGAGTATCCGGGGCTGCGCAACACCACGCTCCGGCTCCTGGAGCCGCTGGGCGCCCGCGAGGAGGAGGCTCGTACGGATGGCTCGGTGCAGGCCCCCGTGTCTGGAGCTGAGCCTGCGGCTGTCTCGGTCTCTCTGGAGAAGGTGACGGTCCACGCCGCAGGGCATGTCATCCTCCAGGACGTGGATCTGCGCGTCGCGCCGGGGAGCCACGTGGCCGTCATCGGGCCGTCGGGAGCGGGCAAGTCCAGCCTCATTGGGCTCCTGCTCGGCTGGCACCTGCCCTCCACGGGCGAGCTGCGGGTGGATGGGGCGCGGTTGGAGGCGGAGCGGCTGGTGGCGCTGCGCCGGCAGACAGTATGGGTGGATCCGGCAACGCAGTTGTGGAACCGCAGCCTGCTGGAGAACCTGCGCTACGGCACGGGCCAGGGCGCCGCGTCCCTGCCTCGGGTGCTGGAGCAGGCCGAGCTGCTGACGGTGCTCGCCCGCATGCCGGAGGGGCTGCAGACGCCGCTCGGAGAGGGCGGCGGCATGGTCTCCGGTGGCGAGGGCCAGCGCGTCCGGCTGGGCAGGGCGATGCTCCAGGAGCAGGTGCGCATGGTGGTGCTCGACGAGCCCTTCCGCGGACTGGATCGCGAGCGGCGGCACCGGCTCATGCTCAACGCCCGGGAGCTGTGGAAGGGCAAGACGCTGTTCTGCATCACCCATGATGTGCGGGAGACGCTCGGCTTCGAGCGGGTGCTGGTCATCGAAGGAGGGCGGCTCGTCGAGGACGGTCCTCCCGCGGAGCTCTCGGCCCGGCCGGACTCGCGCTACCGCGCGCTGCTGGACGCCGAGGAGCTGGCCGACCGGGAGATCTGGCAGGGCTCCGAGTGGCGGCGGCTCCGGCTCGAGCAGGGCCAGCTGCGCGAGGAGCAGCCCACGAGGAAGACGGCATGA
- a CDS encoding ABC transporter ATP-binding protein — protein sequence MSAVDAASWPLERLSEAMLALGRWSGLVPKQVELAPPPGWLGTGDRYQLTRWIAAAGRWIGVDVVHLDTPYVEVDSLLRGAGPALLMLSESDAQVPRFLLLARGGRHKVSVLGPDLQLHALPLEEVRKRLCHRLESHVRKDVEEVLAATGLKGRRRRRAEDGLYRGLLGSRNVSGCWGLRPLPGSDFWHQAQQAGLMRRLGTFLGAHALQYGLWLVSWWLIGKAALEGILAPGWLLAWGLVLATVIPLRLLASWSGGHLAILVGTLLKQRLLVGALKLEPEEIRTQGTGQLLGKVLESQAVESLAISGGLSAGMASIELLAAGLLFLAAPSGTLSLALLVGTLGVMGYCAVRYWRARQRWTHQRLTLTHTLVENLLGHRTRIVQQPREQWHTSEDQALEDYLAPSRSVDRAAVVLSLLIPHAWLILGVAGLAPAFLGGAAGVSDVAVVLGITLLAYQSLRRFASGLINLSGAGIAWSQIRAIFQAAARPERAGHPEFALARQGEAPSHAVVNGSGLVYRYEGRVTPVLSGADLRIHLGERILLEGPSGGGKSTLGSVLAGLRSQESGLLLADGLDRHTLGDVGWARRIVSAPQFHENHVLTGTFAFNLLMGCEWPPRGADLQEAEALCHELGLGELLSRMPSGLQQQLGEIGWQLSHGERSRLFIARALLQKSSLVILDESFAALDPETLRVAMRCVFERAPSLLVIAHP from the coding sequence ATGAGCGCCGTGGACGCGGCCTCCTGGCCTCTGGAGCGCCTCTCGGAGGCGATGCTCGCTCTGGGCCGCTGGAGCGGGCTGGTGCCGAAGCAGGTGGAGCTGGCGCCGCCTCCGGGCTGGCTGGGCACGGGCGACCGCTATCAGCTGACGCGGTGGATCGCCGCGGCGGGCCGGTGGATCGGGGTGGACGTGGTGCACCTCGACACGCCTTATGTGGAGGTGGACTCGCTGCTGCGGGGCGCGGGGCCGGCGCTGCTGATGCTGTCGGAGAGCGATGCGCAGGTGCCGCGCTTCCTGCTGCTGGCGCGGGGCGGCCGGCACAAGGTCAGCGTCCTCGGGCCGGATCTCCAGCTCCACGCGCTGCCACTCGAGGAGGTCCGCAAGCGGCTCTGCCACCGGTTGGAGAGCCACGTCCGAAAGGATGTCGAGGAGGTACTGGCGGCCACAGGCCTGAAGGGGCGGCGCCGGCGGCGGGCCGAGGACGGGCTCTATCGAGGGCTGCTCGGATCCAGGAACGTCTCGGGCTGCTGGGGGCTCCGTCCGCTGCCGGGGAGCGACTTCTGGCATCAGGCTCAGCAGGCCGGGCTGATGCGGCGGCTGGGCACGTTCCTGGGGGCCCATGCCCTCCAGTATGGGCTCTGGCTGGTGTCGTGGTGGCTGATCGGCAAGGCGGCGCTGGAGGGGATTCTCGCTCCAGGGTGGTTGCTGGCGTGGGGGCTCGTTCTCGCGACGGTGATTCCCCTGCGCTTGCTGGCCTCGTGGTCCGGCGGGCACCTGGCCATCCTCGTGGGCACGCTGCTCAAGCAGCGCCTGCTGGTAGGGGCGCTCAAGCTGGAGCCCGAGGAGATCCGCACTCAAGGCACAGGCCAGCTCCTGGGCAAGGTCCTCGAGTCCCAGGCCGTCGAGTCGCTCGCCATCAGTGGAGGCCTGAGCGCGGGAATGGCTTCGATCGAGCTGCTCGCAGCGGGGCTGCTCTTCCTCGCCGCGCCCAGTGGGACGTTGTCCCTGGCGCTGCTGGTGGGCACGCTCGGGGTGATGGGGTACTGCGCGGTGCGCTACTGGCGGGCGCGCCAGCGGTGGACCCACCAGCGCCTCACCCTGACGCATACGCTGGTGGAGAACCTGCTGGGACACCGCACGCGGATCGTCCAGCAGCCTCGGGAGCAGTGGCACACCTCCGAGGATCAAGCGCTCGAGGACTACCTGGCGCCCTCCCGCTCCGTGGATCGCGCGGCGGTGGTGCTGAGCCTGCTCATCCCGCATGCGTGGCTGATCCTCGGAGTGGCAGGTCTGGCGCCTGCCTTCCTGGGCGGGGCGGCGGGCGTGTCGGACGTGGCCGTGGTGCTGGGCATCACGCTGCTGGCGTACCAGTCCCTGCGGCGGTTCGCCTCGGGACTGATCAACCTGTCGGGAGCGGGGATCGCCTGGAGCCAGATCCGCGCCATCTTCCAGGCGGCGGCGAGGCCGGAGCGGGCGGGGCACCCGGAGTTCGCGCTGGCCCGGCAGGGCGAGGCACCCTCACATGCAGTGGTGAATGGCTCGGGGCTCGTCTACCGGTATGAGGGGCGGGTGACTCCCGTGCTGAGCGGCGCGGATCTGCGCATCCACCTCGGCGAGCGGATCCTCCTGGAGGGGCCCTCGGGAGGCGGCAAGTCCACGCTCGGCTCGGTGCTCGCGGGACTGCGCTCCCAGGAGTCGGGCCTGCTGCTCGCGGATGGACTGGACCGCCACACGCTGGGGGATGTGGGCTGGGCGCGGCGGATTGTCTCGGCGCCGCAGTTCCACGAGAACCACGTGCTGACGGGCACCTTCGCCTTCAACCTGCTGATGGGCTGCGAGTGGCCTCCCCGTGGTGCGGACCTCCAAGAGGCGGAGGCCCTCTGTCACGAGCTGGGGCTGGGGGAGCTCCTCTCCCGGATGCCCTCGGGGCTCCAGCAGCAGTTGGGAGAGATTGGCTGGCAGCTCTCGCATGGTGAGCGCAGCCGCCTCTTCATTGCCCGGGCGCTGCTGCAGAAGTCGAGCCTCGTCATCCTCGACGAGAGCTTTGCCGCGCTGGATCCGGAGACGCTCCGGGTGGCCATGCGCTGTGTCTTCGAGCGCGCGCCCAGCCTGCTCGTCATCGCCCACCCGTAG